A single genomic interval of Helianthus annuus cultivar XRQ/B chromosome 6, HanXRQr2.0-SUNRISE, whole genome shotgun sequence harbors:
- the LOC110907386 gene encoding probable calcium-binding protein CML11 — translation MVLDCYSESSLTQADAVCLIFDVNKNVVRFYSPLRRINGFAAILEDEEAAQVANFGSFTQLELGSLLRSLGLTPSPDQLDALIQKADTNSNGFVEFSEFVALVAPELLPAKSPYTDDQLKQLFKMFVRDGNGFLLLRLSWRIPWRSWDTR, via the exons ATGGTGTTGGATTGCTACTCGGAATCATCTTTGACTCAG GCCGATGCAGTTTGTTTGATATTCGATGTCAACAAGAATGTGGTTCGTTTTTATAGCCCTTT AAGGCGTATTAATGGTTTTGCTGCCATACTTGAAGATGAAGAAGCTGCCCAGGTAGCCA ATTTCGGCAGCTTCACACAACTCGAACTGGGTTCGTTGTTACGATCATTAGGCCTTACACCGAGCCCTGATCAGCTGGATGCATTGATACAGAAAGCGGATACTAATAGTAATGGTTTTGTGGAGTTTTCGGAGTTTGTGGCGCTTGTGGCTCCCGAGCTTCTGCCTGCGAAGTCGCCTTATACGGATGATCAGTTGAAGCAGTTGTTTAAGATGTTTGTTAGGGATGGAAATGGGTTTTTATTACTGCGGCTGAGTTGGCGCATTCCATGGCGAAGCTGGGACACACGTTGA
- the LOC110907385 gene encoding uncharacterized protein LOC110907385 → MVAVVRLNHRNDSWRWNTGSNVMYTVKEARKWLRNDEGEVDGYKYKWCKWIPSKCNVFTWRTNLDRIPTASALAHRNVNIGDGLCRLCGEVDETTDHIFTACRISNGLWLGVASWLKIPPMIIFSVKDILSLVDFMPTVSSRKGIIYGILVIVCWKIWVTRNEIIFKQGSANVTKMLSDVKAISFLWFNSRSKKDRIEWKNWCNFDVT, encoded by the coding sequence ATGGTTGCGGTAGTTCGGCTTAATCATAGGAACGACTCATGGAGATGGAATACCGGTTCGAATGTTATGTATACGGTCAAGGAGGCTCGGAAATGGCTTCGAAATGATGAAGGGGAAGTGGATGGTTACAAATACAAGTGGTGTAAGTGGATTCCTAGCAAGTGCAACGTTTTCACGTGGAGGACTAATTTGGATAGGATTCCTACGGCTTCTGCCTTGGCTCATAGGAATGTTAACATTGGTGATGGTTTGTGTCGGCTCTGTGGTGAGGTAGACGAGACTACAGATCATATTTTCACTGCGTGCAGGATTTCCAATGGGTTATGGCTTGGGGTCGCGTCGTGGCTGAAAATTCCCCCCATGATCATATTCTCAGTTAAAGACATTTTGAGCCTTGTGGATTTTATGCCTACTGTTAGTTCGAGGAAAGGGATCATATACGGCATTCTTGTTATTGTGTGTTGGAAGATATGGGTGACCCGGAATGAGATTATTTTCAAACAAGGAAGTGCGAATGTGACTAAGATGCTTTCGGATGTAAAGGCGATTAGTTTTCTTTGGTTCAATAGTAGATCGAAAAAGGATAGGATAGAGTGGAAAAATTGGTGTAATTTTGATGTAACTTGA